A DNA window from Suncus etruscus isolate mSunEtr1 chromosome 8, mSunEtr1.pri.cur, whole genome shotgun sequence contains the following coding sequences:
- the THY1 gene encoding thy-1 membrane glycoprotein, giving the protein MNPTIGIVLLLAVLQVACGQRVTSLTACLVNQTLRLDCRHDNTTTSPILYEFSLSRETKKHVLAGNIGVVEHTYRTRASVNSSYNIKVLYLNGFTNKDEGFYTCELRVAGQSSFVSSMNVSVLRDKLVKCKGISLWAQSPSWLLLLLLALPLQVVGFSL; this is encoded by the exons ATGAACCCCACCATTGGCATCGTGCTCCTGCTGGCAG TCTTGCAGGTGGCATGTGGGCAGAGGGTGACCAGCCTGACGGCCTGCCTGGTGAACCAAACGCTGCGGCTGGACTGCCGCCACGACAACACTACTACCTCGCCCATCCTGTATGAGTTCAGCCTCTCACGGGAGACCAAGAAGCATGTGCTGGCCGGCAACATCGGGGTGGTGGAGCACACCTACCGAACCCGCGCTTCGGTCAACAGCAGTTACAACATCAAGGTGCTCTACCTGAATGGATTCACCAACAAGGACGAGGGCTTCTACACCTGCGAGCTGCGTGTCGCCGGCCAGTCGAGCTTCGTCTCCAGCATGAACGTCTCGGTGCTGCGAG ACAAGCTGGTCAAATGTAAGGGCATTAGCCTGTGGGCCCAGAGCCCCTCgtggttgctgctgctgctgctggcacTGCCCCTGCAGGTGGTGGGCTTCTCCCTGTGA